In Picosynechococcus sp. PCC 7002, the following are encoded in one genomic region:
- a CDS encoding cobalamin-binding protein has protein sequence MVASYRIVSLLPSATEILDCLGLTPNVVGRSHECDYPLEIGDRPVCTAARLDSERPSGEIDQEVLALLQGALGIYEVKLDVLQALQPTHIVTQDQCDVCAVTLADVQKAIAQLSDHPPQLISLQPNTLADVYQDIRRVAQQFNRDPQPVLQDLQQRVQACQKRGKTLAKRPRVAAIEWIDPLMGGGNWLPELIELAGGENILGKPGKHSPYISWETLLASDPDVVVVMPCGFDLERTRQEMLADLELHPEWKQLRAVQNDQLFICDGNAYFNRPGPRLVDSLEILTEILQPTGDRLYPKTAWQKLSLFK, from the coding sequence ATGGTTGCTTCCTACCGGATCGTTTCGCTCTTGCCCAGTGCCACAGAAATTTTAGATTGTCTGGGTTTAACTCCCAACGTGGTGGGCCGGAGCCATGAATGTGACTACCCGCTGGAGATTGGCGATCGCCCCGTGTGTACCGCTGCCCGCCTCGATTCAGAACGTCCCAGCGGCGAAATTGACCAAGAAGTTTTGGCCTTACTCCAAGGAGCCTTGGGGATCTATGAAGTGAAACTAGATGTCTTGCAAGCCCTACAACCCACCCACATTGTCACCCAAGATCAGTGCGATGTTTGTGCCGTCACCCTGGCCGATGTGCAAAAGGCGATCGCCCAGTTGAGTGATCATCCGCCGCAGTTGATTTCGCTCCAGCCCAATACCCTAGCGGACGTTTACCAAGATATTCGCCGTGTTGCCCAGCAGTTTAACCGTGATCCCCAACCCGTTTTGCAGGATCTACAACAGCGGGTACAAGCTTGCCAAAAACGAGGCAAGACTTTAGCAAAACGGCCCCGGGTGGCGGCCATTGAATGGATTGATCCCCTCATGGGCGGCGGTAATTGGCTCCCGGAACTCATTGAACTCGCGGGCGGCGAGAATATTTTAGGCAAACCGGGCAAACATTCCCCCTACATCAGTTGGGAAACCCTCCTGGCCAGTGATCCCGATGTGGTGGTGGTGATGCCCTGCGGCTTTGACCTCGAACGTACCCGCCAGGAAATGCTCGCCGACTTGGAGTTGCACCCTGAGTGGAAACAATTACGAGCTGTGCAAAATGATCAGTTATTTATCTGTGATGGCAACGCTTATTTCAACCGACCAGGGCCGCGCCTTGTGGATTCCCTAGAAATTCTCACGGAAATTTTGCAACCGACTGGCGATCGCCTTTATCCAAAAACTGCCTGGCAAAAACTCTCTTTATTCAAATAA
- the nrtS2 gene encoding nitrate/nitrite transporter NrtS2, translating to MRLTIYFRALGDRTFRPTAIRVALFVGTVHFCINHGVAVLNGTMTSTRWLAAAITYCVPYCVNIHGQLVSRLRAEAEAAQESSQADPQKLTS from the coding sequence ATGCGCTTGACAATCTATTTCCGAGCCTTAGGCGATCGCACCTTTCGACCAACGGCGATCCGGGTTGCCCTGTTTGTGGGGACTGTCCACTTTTGTATTAACCATGGCGTTGCTGTGTTGAATGGCACCATGACCAGTACCCGCTGGCTGGCGGCGGCCATAACTTACTGTGTGCCCTACTGTGTCAATATCCATGGCCAATTAGTCAGCCGACTGCGAGCCGAAGCAGAAGCGGCCCAGGAGAGTTCCCAAGCAGATCCCCAAAAATTGACGTCGTAA
- the nrtS1 gene encoding nitrate/nitrite transporter NrtS1 has product MGLKSYLQTLGDRTLHSTAIRVALIVGTVIFCINHGSAFLHGAMTRTRWTSMVLTYFVPYCVNLHGQIASRMRQQAKAHPSSEP; this is encoded by the coding sequence ATGGGCCTAAAAAGTTATCTTCAGACCCTGGGCGATCGCACCCTCCACAGCACTGCCATCCGCGTCGCCCTAATTGTGGGCACTGTGATTTTTTGCATTAACCACGGTAGTGCCTTTCTCCATGGGGCAATGACCCGGACCCGTTGGACGTCCATGGTTTTGACCTACTTTGTGCCTTACTGCGTTAACCTCCATGGCCAAATAGCCAGCCGGATGCGCCAGCAAGCCAAAGCCCACCCCTCTTCCGAGCCATAA
- the dnaA gene encoding chromosomal replication initiator protein DnaA gives VTQNPQWLWQEVLTKLEQQLSRPTYETWIQPTAIQQWREDEIVLCAPNAFVLNHIQKYYGALITETIAELLQQPVKVRLTSPEGNTLAATQSFYSSRSGQSTRPGKKTPELNSKYTFSRFVVGPTNRMAHAAALAVAESPGRDFNPLVLCGGVGLGKTHLMQAIGHYRLDTQPDAKIFYVSTEQFTNDLIVAIRKDSLQTFREHYRTADILLVDDIQFIEGKEYTQEEFFYTFNTLHEAGKQIVLASDRPPHQIPGLQQRLSSRFSMGLIADIQPPDLETRMAILQKKAEAENLNLSRSVIEYIATHYTANIRELEGALLRAVTHIAISGLPMTVENLAPILNPTVEYAPAAPDVILQIAAEATGVSIEDLKGASRRREISTARQIAMYLMRQHTDLSLPRIGELFGGKDHTTVMYSCDKIGQLLTKNQKISQLVSQISDRINHHHQNL, from the coding sequence GTGACTCAAAATCCCCAATGGCTTTGGCAAGAAGTCCTGACAAAACTTGAACAACAACTGAGTCGCCCCACCTACGAAACTTGGATTCAGCCGACGGCGATCCAACAGTGGCGAGAGGATGAAATCGTTCTCTGTGCCCCAAATGCCTTTGTCCTGAACCATATCCAGAAATACTATGGTGCGTTGATCACCGAAACCATCGCCGAATTATTGCAGCAGCCCGTTAAGGTACGCCTCACTTCTCCAGAAGGGAATACCCTCGCAGCGACCCAGAGTTTCTATAGTTCCCGCAGTGGCCAATCGACCCGTCCAGGTAAAAAGACCCCAGAACTCAACTCGAAATATACGTTTTCACGGTTTGTGGTTGGCCCAACCAATCGCATGGCCCATGCGGCGGCCTTAGCGGTGGCGGAATCACCGGGGCGGGATTTTAATCCCCTGGTGCTCTGTGGGGGGGTGGGTCTGGGAAAAACGCACCTGATGCAGGCGATCGGCCATTACCGTTTGGATACCCAGCCGGATGCGAAGATTTTCTATGTTTCCACGGAGCAATTTACCAATGATTTAATTGTTGCGATTCGCAAGGATAGTCTGCAAACGTTCCGGGAGCATTACCGCACCGCCGATATTTTACTGGTAGACGACATTCAGTTCATCGAGGGGAAAGAATACACCCAGGAGGAATTTTTCTATACCTTTAATACTCTCCACGAAGCGGGTAAACAAATTGTTCTCGCGAGCGATCGCCCCCCACACCAAATTCCAGGCTTGCAACAACGGCTGTCTTCCCGTTTTTCTATGGGTCTGATTGCGGACATCCAACCCCCCGACCTGGAAACCCGGATGGCGATCCTCCAGAAAAAGGCGGAGGCGGAAAATTTAAACCTATCCCGCTCGGTGATTGAATATATCGCCACCCACTACACGGCGAATATCCGCGAATTGGAGGGGGCGCTCCTGCGGGCAGTGACCCACATTGCGATCTCTGGCCTACCGATGACGGTGGAAAACCTCGCCCCCATTTTGAACCCGACGGTGGAATATGCCCCGGCGGCCCCGGACGTGATTTTGCAAATTGCCGCAGAAGCCACGGGGGTGAGCATTGAGGATTTAAAGGGGGCTTCTCGACGACGGGAAATTAGTACGGCCCGGCAAATTGCAATGTATTTGATGCGCCAACACACCGATCTCAGCTTGCCCCGCATTGGTGAGCTGTTCGGTGGCAAAGACCACACTACGGTGATGTACAGTTGCGACAAAATTGGTCAGTTACTGACGAAAAATCAAAAAATCTCCCAATTGGTGAGCCAAATTAGCGATCGCATTAATCACCATCACCAAAACCTCTAG